From Deinococcus ruber, a single genomic window includes:
- a CDS encoding dipeptidase, with protein sequence MTDIKEGPSSQAQPAEAMQQKNYSGYKSFSYLEAGTDFKSYPLSVELNRVNSTRVEVTPQQEARVRQLFQDNLMISLHDHCFVAPQDLSQFLEFRRWGRDFTGYEGLSVSGLDAVFDNLMNGTAMITSRGGWKWDDIVFDLGMRLSDIAHQEMVIHCKTTEDIVNAKKNGQIAFIASIEGAAMIENELDRLDILYGLGVRCLGIAYSEGNQLGGGLKEPRDGGLTSFGRQAVKRMNKLGMAIDVSHSGDQTSLDTIEVSDKPIFITHAGARALWNSNRLKPDDVIRACAEKGGVIGIEAAPHTTLTAKHPQHSIESYMEHFEYCANLVGIDHVAFGPDALFGDHVGLHHALTEALSIGASRGHLEYTEVPFVDSLESPAEAFPNIVRWLVKHGYSDSDIAKVVGGNVMRVLKAAWYR encoded by the coding sequence AGAACTACAGCGGCTACAAGTCGTTCTCGTACCTGGAAGCCGGAACAGATTTCAAGTCGTACCCCCTGAGCGTGGAACTCAACCGCGTCAACAGCACCAGGGTCGAGGTCACGCCGCAGCAGGAAGCCCGCGTGCGCCAGCTGTTTCAGGACAATCTGATGATCTCGCTGCACGACCACTGCTTCGTGGCCCCGCAGGACCTGTCGCAGTTCCTGGAGTTTCGCCGCTGGGGACGCGATTTCACCGGGTACGAGGGCCTGAGCGTGTCGGGCCTCGACGCGGTGTTCGACAACCTGATGAACGGCACCGCCATGATTACCTCTCGGGGCGGCTGGAAGTGGGACGACATCGTGTTCGATCTGGGCATGCGGCTGTCAGACATCGCCCATCAGGAGATGGTGATTCACTGCAAGACCACCGAAGACATCGTGAATGCCAAGAAAAACGGCCAGATCGCCTTCATCGCGTCGATCGAGGGCGCGGCGATGATCGAAAACGAACTGGACCGCCTCGACATCCTGTACGGACTGGGCGTGCGCTGCCTGGGCATCGCCTACAGCGAGGGAAACCAGCTGGGCGGCGGCCTGAAGGAACCGCGTGACGGCGGCCTGACCTCCTTCGGGCGGCAGGCAGTCAAGCGCATGAACAAGCTCGGCATGGCAATCGACGTGAGCCACTCCGGCGATCAGACCTCGCTCGACACCATCGAGGTGAGTGACAAGCCGATCTTCATCACCCATGCCGGAGCGCGGGCGCTGTGGAATTCCAACCGCCTGAAGCCCGACGACGTGATTCGTGCGTGTGCCGAAAAAGGCGGCGTGATCGGCATCGAGGCCGCGCCGCATACCACCCTGACCGCCAAGCACCCGCAGCACAGCATCGAGTCGTATATGGAGCACTTCGAGTACTGCGCCAATCTGGTCGGCATCGACCACGTGGCGTTCGGCCCCGACGCGCTGTTCGGAGATCATGTCGGGCTGCACCACGCGCTCACCGAGGCGCTGTCCATTGGCGCGTCTCGCGGGCATCTGGAATACACCGAGGTGCCGTTTGTGGACAGCCTGGAAAGCCCCGCCGAAGCCTTCCCCAACATCGTGCGCTGGCTGGTAAAGCATGGCTACAGCGACAGCGACATTGCCAAGGTGGTGGGCGGCAACGTGATGCGCGTGCTGAAGGCGGCGTGGTACCGGTGA
- a CDS encoding alpha/beta fold hydrolase, whose protein sequence is MSQHVTVNGVSLVYDEAGQGTAFVTLHGGPGMSGRGNDWATFQPLTDSFRLVSYDQRGSGESEGQEPYSHAQFVADLEALRQTLNLGKMVLLGGSYGGFIALEYALTHPENLHALILRDTAASNRFQDTSKDKAMSSEFPMDEPTLDRLFSGQVRDDDDFRDSFAMIQPLYTVERDPEREAAQLARIPFRYQTHNWAFSRNQPAYDVTARLPNLNVPVLVTVGRHDWITPVEASEELAELLPNSELVIFENSGHSPHAEEHEAYLALVRAFLARHLPAESPAS, encoded by the coding sequence GTGAGCCAACACGTCACGGTGAACGGCGTGTCGCTGGTGTACGACGAGGCCGGGCAGGGCACCGCCTTCGTGACGCTGCACGGTGGCCCCGGCATGAGCGGGCGCGGCAACGACTGGGCCACCTTTCAGCCGCTGACCGACAGCTTCCGGCTGGTGTCGTACGATCAGCGCGGCAGCGGCGAATCTGAGGGCCAGGAACCGTACTCGCACGCGCAGTTCGTGGCCGACCTGGAAGCGCTGCGGCAGACGCTGAATCTGGGCAAGATGGTGCTGCTGGGCGGCAGTTACGGCGGCTTCATCGCGCTGGAATATGCGCTGACTCACCCCGAAAACCTGCACGCCCTGATTCTGCGCGACACCGCTGCCAGCAACCGTTTTCAGGACACCAGCAAAGACAAGGCCATGAGCAGCGAGTTTCCGATGGACGAACCCACGCTCGACCGGCTGTTCTCGGGGCAGGTGCGCGACGACGACGATTTCCGCGACAGCTTCGCCATGATCCAGCCGCTCTACACCGTCGAGCGCGACCCCGAGCGCGAGGCGGCCCAGCTTGCCCGCATTCCCTTCCGGTATCAGACGCACAACTGGGCCTTCTCGCGCAACCAGCCCGCCTACGACGTGACGGCGCGGCTGCCCAACCTGAACGTGCCGGTGCTGGTCACGGTGGGGCGTCACGACTGGATCACACCTGTCGAGGCGAGCGAGGAACTGGCCGAGTTGCTGCCTAACAGCGAACTGGTCATCTTCGAGAACAGCGGGCACTCGCCGCACGCCGAGGAACACGAGGCATATCTGGCGCTGGTACGAGCGTTCCTGGCACGCCATCTGCCCGCCGAGTCGCCCGCTTCATGA
- a CDS encoding M24 family metallopeptidase — MTAGPITREERALRASRAFEHLPQPLDALVLFDDQYILYYAGFAFFPTERPVALVITREGERTLFVPRLEREHAQQTGEAEQVVDYPEFPGRPHPMQHLGDLLARLGLASAAIGVDHDGYPSVMGYDGPALSTQLGNARIVRVSRALDHQMALKSPAELELIRESARWGAYAHRLLQDATHAGANEHEVEAHATREATAAMTAALGPSYRGQNRWISGATALYRGQIGPNSALPHAMTTGATFQTGDVLVTGAGAAVWGYISELERTMFVGEASAEQQRYFQHMLNLQDIAFEALKPGKTCASVDEAVRAYFGEHQLNAHWRHHVGHSLGQRIHESPFLDIGDERILEPGMVLSVEPGLYVPGLGGFRHSDTILITETGMELLTDYPRDLESLTLPAQVHA; from the coding sequence ATGACCGCTGGCCCGATCACCCGCGAAGAACGCGCCCTCAGAGCCAGCCGCGCCTTCGAGCACCTGCCACAGCCGCTGGACGCCCTGGTGCTGTTCGACGATCAGTACATCCTGTACTACGCGGGATTCGCCTTCTTCCCGACCGAACGTCCGGTGGCGCTCGTGATCACGCGGGAGGGTGAGCGCACCCTGTTCGTGCCCCGGCTGGAACGTGAACACGCGCAGCAGACGGGCGAAGCCGAACAGGTGGTCGATTACCCCGAATTTCCGGGGCGGCCCCACCCGATGCAGCATCTGGGCGACCTGCTGGCACGCCTGGGGCTGGCATCGGCGGCCATCGGTGTCGATCACGACGGCTATCCGAGCGTGATGGGCTACGACGGCCCGGCCCTCAGCACGCAGCTCGGCAACGCCCGGATCGTGCGGGTGTCACGCGCCCTCGATCATCAGATGGCGCTGAAATCGCCCGCCGAACTGGAGCTGATCCGCGAGAGTGCCCGCTGGGGCGCGTATGCCCACCGACTGCTTCAGGACGCCACCCACGCCGGAGCCAACGAACACGAGGTGGAAGCGCACGCCACCCGCGAGGCCACCGCTGCCATGACCGCCGCGCTGGGGCCGAGCTACCGGGGCCAGAACAGATGGATCAGCGGGGCCACCGCGCTGTACAGAGGCCAGATCGGGCCAAACAGCGCTCTGCCGCACGCCATGACCACCGGGGCGACCTTTCAGACCGGAGACGTGCTGGTGACGGGAGCCGGAGCCGCCGTGTGGGGCTACATCAGCGAGCTGGAACGCACCATGTTCGTGGGTGAGGCGAGTGCCGAGCAGCAGCGCTACTTTCAGCACATGCTGAATCTTCAGGACATCGCCTTCGAAGCGCTGAAGCCCGGAAAAACCTGTGCCAGCGTCGATGAAGCGGTGCGGGCGTATTTCGGGGAGCATCAGCTGAACGCTCACTGGCGGCACCATGTCGGGCACAGTCTGGGGCAGCGCATCCACGAAAGCCCCTTTCTGGATATCGGAGACGAGCGGATACTCGAACCGGGCATGGTGCTGAGTGTCGAACCAGGGCTGTATGTGCCGGGCCTCGGCGGATTCCGCCACTCCGACACCATTCTGATTACCGAGACGGGAATGGAACTGCTGACCGACTACCCACGTGATCTGGAAAGCCTGACCCTGCCAGCTCAGGTTCACGCCTGA
- a CDS encoding outer membrane protein assembly factor BamB family protein, whose protein sequence is MPETPARPSKFLSNTKLLTGTLVTGLVAAVAFAAPSATTQASTGPNFTSAQVLKGQNDYTQNCAGCHGANLQGGAGPALMGPGFLKKWANGQPLDNLYQVISKQMPLNAPGSLKPDQYLAITSYILSKNGYSPTNKPLTATELKVSLKAPGGAANTAPTNNGPAATNLPKVVKAYSGTPAMTGPTADELSSPSANDWVMYNRDYQGQRYSTLKDITADNAGKLQPLCIAQLGETGPFQTSPVIYQGTIYVTTPRNTYALNATTCQTKWSASYSPTGPEPFPNNRGVALYAGMLFRGTGDGHLIALDAKTGKTLWDTWVADSGKGYFLSAAPVVYNGKVYMGEAGADWGANGHVRAFDAKTGKPLWSFDLIPTGNQPGASSWKKGSQHGGGSIWTTLTVDPASKMIYTSVGNPAPDYNGVQRPGDNLYTDSVVALDANTGKLNWYTQQVAHDTHDWDTAAAPIVYDQDGKKFMAVATKGGWLYIYDRATHKLIQKSEISSHENADIPASTTPHHACPGTIGGAEWNGPSLDPVNKTIYVDSVEWCGTVQLGEARYIEGGGYFGGTFSQDPLSKASGWLRAFEAGTGKQLWATRMPTPMVAGVTPTAGGVVLTGDQNGNFLVVNAKDGKTVYKFNTGGAVGGGVSTYAVNGKQYVAVASGNASRGIWKTTGAATIVVFGMKE, encoded by the coding sequence ATGCCCGAAACACCTGCACGGCCTTCAAAATTTCTCAGCAATACCAAGCTTCTGACCGGGACGCTTGTGACCGGACTGGTGGCGGCTGTCGCCTTCGCTGCACCTTCGGCCACCACCCAGGCGTCTACCGGCCCGAATTTCACGTCGGCGCAGGTGCTCAAGGGGCAGAACGACTACACCCAGAACTGCGCGGGCTGTCACGGCGCGAATCTTCAGGGCGGCGCAGGCCCGGCGCTGATGGGCCCCGGATTCCTGAAGAAATGGGCCAACGGCCAACCTCTCGACAATCTGTATCAGGTCATTTCCAAGCAGATGCCGCTGAACGCGCCGGGCAGCCTGAAACCCGATCAGTATCTGGCGATCACGTCGTACATCCTCTCGAAGAACGGCTACTCGCCCACCAACAAGCCCCTGACGGCAACAGAGCTGAAGGTCTCGCTCAAGGCACCCGGCGGAGCGGCGAACACAGCCCCCACCAACAACGGGCCCGCCGCCACCAATCTGCCCAAAGTCGTCAAGGCGTACAGCGGCACGCCCGCCATGACCGGCCCCACCGCCGACGAACTCTCCAGCCCTTCAGCCAACGACTGGGTGATGTACAACCGTGATTATCAGGGCCAGCGCTACTCGACCCTGAAAGACATCACCGCCGACAATGCAGGCAAGCTGCAACCGCTGTGCATCGCGCAGCTCGGAGAAACCGGCCCCTTCCAGACCTCGCCGGTCATCTATCAGGGCACCATTTATGTGACCACGCCGCGCAATACCTACGCCCTGAACGCCACCACCTGCCAGACGAAATGGAGCGCCAGCTACTCGCCCACCGGCCCGGAACCGTTCCCCAACAACCGTGGCGTGGCGCTGTATGCCGGAATGCTGTTCCGGGGAACCGGCGACGGGCACCTGATCGCGCTGGATGCCAAGACCGGCAAAACCCTGTGGGACACCTGGGTGGCCGACAGCGGCAAGGGCTATTTCCTGTCGGCGGCCCCGGTGGTGTACAACGGGAAGGTCTACATGGGCGAAGCCGGAGCAGACTGGGGGGCGAACGGCCACGTCCGGGCCTTCGATGCCAAGACCGGTAAACCGCTGTGGAGCTTCGATCTGATTCCGACCGGGAATCAGCCGGGAGCTTCCAGCTGGAAGAAGGGTTCACAGCACGGCGGCGGCTCGATCTGGACGACCCTGACCGTCGATCCGGCCTCCAAGATGATCTATACCTCGGTGGGCAACCCCGCACCCGATTACAACGGCGTGCAGCGGCCCGGCGACAACCTGTACACCGATTCGGTGGTGGCGCTCGATGCGAACACCGGCAAATTGAACTGGTACACGCAGCAGGTCGCGCACGACACCCACGACTGGGATACGGCGGCGGCCCCGATTGTGTACGATCAGGACGGCAAGAAGTTCATGGCCGTCGCCACCAAGGGCGGCTGGCTGTACATCTATGACCGCGCAACCCACAAACTGATTCAGAAATCCGAGATTTCCAGCCACGAGAACGCCGATATTCCTGCCTCGACCACGCCTCATCATGCCTGCCCGGGCACCATCGGCGGTGCGGAGTGGAACGGCCCGTCGCTCGATCCGGTCAACAAGACCATCTACGTGGACTCGGTGGAGTGGTGCGGGACCGTCCAGCTCGGAGAGGCCCGCTACATCGAGGGCGGCGGCTACTTCGGCGGCACCTTCTCGCAGGACCCGCTGAGCAAGGCGAGCGGCTGGCTGCGGGCCTTCGAGGCGGGCACCGGCAAGCAACTGTGGGCCACCCGCATGCCGACCCCGATGGTGGCGGGCGTGACCCCCACGGCGGGCGGCGTGGTACTGACCGGCGACCAGAACGGCAATTTCCTGGTGGTCAATGCCAAAGACGGCAAGACTGTCTATAAGTTCAATACTGGCGGCGCGGTGGGCGGCGGTGTTTCGACGTATGCCGTGAACGGCAAACAGTACGTCGCGGTGGCGAGCGGCAATGCATCTCGCGGCATCTGGAAGACCACGGGTGCGGCGACCATCGTGGTCTTCGGTATGAAGGAATGA
- a CDS encoding LCP family protein → MRRNIVLGVCLLGVFGGAYLYRDHQQVQQLGVKVYKEFDHDGLPVPAGVLDDPVFAHLPPPTGPVSFGRYKPPKATATPAQTQQAQTVQPQTVPAQSATSATNPVTSSPAPAQPASGQPVPVQPGGSVSSDPVSTDPVPAQKPPAQQAPSAVLTFTERMSTLQPLHILLIGTDQEVLDQGRADVLMVVTVDAKRRQLLLTSIPRDTRITLPGRGQVKINAAYAYGGAGLQTAAVERFLGIPMDKIVEVSLAGFRDAIDAVGGVQVDPSMAFSLDGQTFQPGSVKLSGVEALAYSRMRHDDPQGDLGRNTRQQEVIRSLIAALGKLPGKDFLKVLNTLQGTLRTNFSPSEVVRLRTDRPYILDTQVRVNVGGTNQRIGGIWYYIVSDKERQRLHLLLR, encoded by the coding sequence ATGCGTCGGAATATCGTGTTGGGCGTGTGTCTCTTGGGTGTATTCGGCGGTGCTTATCTGTACCGCGACCATCAGCAGGTGCAGCAACTGGGTGTCAAGGTCTACAAGGAATTCGACCATGACGGTCTTCCTGTGCCCGCAGGCGTGCTGGATGATCCGGTGTTCGCGCATCTGCCGCCCCCCACCGGGCCTGTGTCGTTCGGACGATACAAACCACCCAAAGCCACCGCAACGCCTGCCCAGACACAGCAGGCGCAGACAGTCCAACCGCAGACGGTCCCTGCACAGTCGGCAACGTCTGCCACGAATCCTGTGACTTCCAGTCCAGCTCCAGCTCAGCCTGCTTCCGGGCAGCCAGTGCCCGTGCAGCCGGGCGGCAGCGTCTCATCCGACCCTGTCTCCACCGATCCTGTTCCCGCACAGAAACCCCCCGCGCAGCAGGCTCCGAGTGCAGTCCTCACCTTTACCGAGCGTATGTCTACGCTTCAGCCGCTGCATATACTGCTGATCGGCACCGACCAGGAGGTGCTCGACCAGGGAAGGGCAGACGTGCTGATGGTCGTGACAGTCGATGCCAAGCGCCGCCAGTTGCTGCTGACCAGCATTCCCCGCGATACCCGCATCACGTTGCCGGGCCGGGGGCAGGTCAAGATCAACGCGGCCTATGCCTACGGGGGGGCCGGACTTCAGACAGCGGCAGTCGAGCGTTTTCTGGGAATTCCGATGGATAAGATCGTCGAGGTCAGTCTGGCGGGGTTCCGCGACGCTATCGACGCGGTGGGCGGTGTGCAGGTCGATCCGTCGATGGCCTTCTCGCTGGACGGTCAGACGTTTCAGCCGGGCAGCGTCAAACTCAGCGGCGTGGAGGCGCTGGCCTACAGCCGGATGCGCCACGACGATCCACAGGGCGACCTGGGGCGAAATACGCGGCAGCAGGAAGTGATCCGCTCCCTGATTGCCGCGCTGGGAAAGCTGCCCGGCAAGGACTTCCTGAAGGTGCTCAATACTCTTCAGGGCACCCTGAGAACGAACTTCTCGCCTTCTGAAGTGGTGCGGCTGCGAACTGACCGCCCGTACATTCTCGATACCCAGGTGCGCGTCAATGTCGGCGGCACCAATCAGCGCATCGGCGGCATCTGGTATTACATCGTCAGCGACAAGGAGCGTCAGCGCCTGCACCTGCTTCTCCGCTGA
- a CDS encoding lipopolysaccharide biosynthesis protein, giving the protein MPAEPSVSSAPSGSLGLRAGVLWTFGGQLTYAAAQWAMVAVLAHLGTPSAVGSYALGLALTSPLFLMLGLQLRSVQATDARQDTPFGQYVSLRVLCMIAALILVGVLALLYPQAWAVIGWLGLAKALEGLSDVCYGRMQQRERLDVVARSTMLRGVLSLALLGGLFAWSHSVGVSTAGVALANLLVLIGYDVPQVRRLTPGPYFSRVIPPALIQLAWPLGAVVGLVSLSSTIPRLVLDHSSGNHLVGIYSALIYVNVAGSVVVVAIGTALTARLSQMYAANNRSGFVRLTLQFTAAAAAVGLSLTVLALLAGRPLLNLLYGPEYADQTPAFVWLMASGALGYLASCAGFAVTAARRFIQQLPLFLVVCAVLLVCCWWLIPAHGLVGAAIAALIAASVQLVGSWFIVLGALHAPAIHSGSYDATKS; this is encoded by the coding sequence ATGCCTGCTGAACCGTCTGTGTCTTCCGCTCCTTCCGGCAGCCTGGGGCTGCGTGCCGGCGTGCTGTGGACGTTCGGCGGTCAGCTGACGTATGCGGCGGCACAATGGGCAATGGTGGCGGTGCTGGCACATCTGGGCACGCCTTCTGCCGTGGGCAGCTACGCGCTGGGACTGGCGCTGACTTCGCCGCTGTTCCTGATGCTGGGGCTGCAACTGCGGAGCGTTCAGGCCACCGATGCCCGTCAGGACACGCCGTTTGGACAGTACGTGTCGCTGCGGGTGCTGTGTATGATCGCGGCTCTGATACTGGTCGGGGTGCTGGCGCTGCTGTACCCGCAGGCGTGGGCGGTGATCGGCTGGCTGGGGCTTGCCAAGGCGCTGGAGGGCCTGAGCGACGTGTGCTACGGGCGGATGCAGCAGCGCGAACGGCTGGACGTGGTGGCAAGATCGACCATGCTGCGGGGCGTCCTGAGTCTGGCCCTGCTGGGCGGGCTGTTCGCGTGGAGCCATTCGGTCGGCGTGAGTACCGCCGGGGTTGCCCTCGCCAACCTGCTGGTACTGATCGGCTACGACGTTCCCCAGGTTCGCCGCCTGACGCCGGGGCCGTATTTCAGCCGCGTGATCCCGCCCGCGCTCATTCAGCTGGCGTGGCCGCTGGGGGCAGTGGTCGGACTGGTATCGCTCAGCAGCACCATTCCGCGTCTGGTGCTCGACCACAGTTCCGGAAATCATCTGGTCGGCATCTATTCGGCCCTGATCTATGTGAACGTGGCCGGAAGCGTGGTGGTGGTCGCCATCGGCACCGCTCTGACGGCGCGGCTTTCACAAATGTACGCGGCCAATAACCGTTCCGGATTCGTGCGCCTGACGCTGCAATTCACCGCCGCTGCTGCTGCCGTGGGGCTGAGCCTGACGGTACTGGCCCTGCTCGCCGGGCGACCGCTGCTGAATCTGCTGTACGGGCCTGAATACGCCGATCAGACGCCCGCCTTCGTGTGGCTGATGGCGAGTGGCGCACTCGGCTACCTCGCGTCGTGTGCGGGCTTTGCCGTGACGGCGGCCCGGCGCTTCATCCAGCAGCTTCCGCTGTTTCTGGTGGTGTGCGCCGTGCTGCTGGTGTGCTGCTGGTGGCTGATTCCGGCGCACGGCCTGGTGGGAGCGGCCATCGCCGCGTTGATCGCCGCGTCGGTGCAGCTCGTTGGCAGTTGGTTCATTGTGCTGGGGGCACTCCACGCGCCCGCTATACACTCCGGAAGCTATGACGCCACGAAGTCCTGA
- a CDS encoding glycosyltransferase, with protein MTPRSPDRRPLRVLHLTGTLDQGGIETWLMNLLAQIDRQDVAMDIMTVTARPRAGIYDERAAQLGAHVIAGPATGNPLTFALGFVRLLRRYGPYDVVHSHIHHFGALALLLARLCGVPVRVSTSHVDTHLSDDAAVGGRYWYLTAMRAAMQLGVTDRLAVSPQSARALFGPDWQALGTQIMPLGIDLQALSEPVDSRSVRAELELPAAEPVLVHVGQFRPEKNHRFLLEVFSAYVRRSGPAHLLLIGDGALRSDIEQQALELGLEERIHLLGPRPDVARLLLGAADVFVFPSLFEGLSLALLEAQSAGLPCVVSSGLSAASRLPGAAYEAVPLGSGPDVWAAAVSAALARGRTLPTSNPHDIVHGAQTLRHFYLSAGTLH; from the coding sequence ATGACGCCACGAAGTCCTGACCGCCGCCCTCTCCGAGTTCTGCACCTGACTGGCACGCTTGACCAGGGCGGGATTGAAACCTGGCTGATGAATCTGCTGGCTCAGATAGATCGGCAGGACGTGGCGATGGACATCATGACCGTCACTGCTCGCCCCCGCGCCGGAATCTATGACGAGCGGGCGGCGCAGCTGGGAGCGCACGTAATCGCGGGGCCAGCGACAGGCAATCCGCTGACCTTCGCGCTGGGCTTTGTCCGGCTGCTGCGTCGGTACGGTCCCTACGACGTGGTACACAGTCATATTCATCATTTCGGCGCACTGGCGCTGCTGCTGGCGCGGCTGTGCGGGGTGCCGGTCCGTGTCTCGACCAGCCACGTAGACACTCATCTGAGCGACGATGCGGCGGTGGGCGGGCGTTACTGGTACCTCACGGCCATGAGAGCAGCGATGCAGTTGGGCGTCACCGACCGTCTGGCGGTCAGTCCGCAGTCGGCACGGGCCCTGTTCGGCCCCGACTGGCAGGCACTCGGCACCCAGATCATGCCGCTGGGTATCGACCTCCAGGCTTTGAGCGAGCCGGTCGATTCACGCTCAGTGCGGGCCGAACTCGAGCTGCCCGCCGCCGAACCCGTGCTGGTTCACGTTGGTCAGTTCCGTCCGGAAAAGAATCACCGCTTTCTGCTCGAAGTGTTCAGCGCGTATGTCAGACGATCTGGCCCGGCTCACCTGCTGCTGATCGGAGACGGAGCTCTCCGCAGCGACATAGAGCAGCAGGCCCTTGAACTCGGGCTGGAAGAGCGGATTCACCTGCTGGGACCACGCCCCGACGTGGCGCGGCTGCTGCTCGGTGCTGCCGATGTCTTCGTCTTTCCGTCGCTGTTCGAAGGGCTGAGTCTGGCCCTGCTGGAAGCGCAGTCTGCCGGGTTGCCGTGTGTCGTTTCCAGCGGGCTGTCGGCAGCCAGTCGACTTCCGGGCGCCGCCTATGAAGCTGTTCCGCTCGGCAGTGGCCCGGATGTGTGGGCGGCGGCAGTCTCGGCAGCACTGGCCCGGGGCCGCACCCTGCCCACCAGCAACCCGCACGACATCGTTCACGGCGCACAGACGCTCCGCCATTTCTATCTCAGTGCGGGGACGCTCCATTGA
- a CDS encoding O-antigen ligase family protein, protein MSGALGLERDWNASVPQPGRLAQPLSRAVIWLLGAYLLAQFFSLPVLHIGPWALWPTLPDLLLWAAFGCSLLYRQPMNPAHLPVWRGLLLMFALALLSFGLLFVMRDSRLSAATGFGSFQLYKLAQTLAIFWMVARIPLTPAVLRRWYTAAAVAFTLMLVSVLWTYFSGVLPKWLGEFLPHGKGVSGPWEAYYLHNEPGLGMVGYNHGYVALQVMTLAALPLILRRTPSLWWLYAALIGCFLSGSRAGLAGCLLFAVLEWRRVPVRAGVGLVVLGVLGLAVVPFLGDSLGSLASRQATILDASDPNNLAGRTDIWQSYLDAFAHDPYRLLIGSGFGSAINNNSNAHFLPLQILYETGVAGLVAFGLFFSLLVNRLRATASVPAGICLSLLAGLSLTAFSQETFYPNPAFGGFLPLLALVIAVALFQLPAEASA, encoded by the coding sequence TTGAGCGGTGCTCTGGGTCTGGAGCGCGACTGGAACGCTTCGGTTCCGCAGCCGGGGCGTCTGGCCCAGCCGCTGAGCCGCGCCGTCATCTGGTTGCTCGGCGCTTACCTGCTGGCGCAGTTTTTCAGTCTGCCTGTGCTGCACATCGGTCCCTGGGCGCTGTGGCCCACGCTGCCCGACCTGCTGCTGTGGGCGGCGTTCGGCTGCTCGCTGCTGTACCGCCAGCCGATGAATCCTGCTCATCTACCGGTCTGGCGCGGTCTGCTGCTGATGTTCGCGCTGGCCCTGCTGTCCTTCGGCTTGCTGTTCGTGATGCGTGACAGCCGCCTGAGTGCTGCCACCGGCTTCGGTTCGTTTCAGCTGTACAAACTGGCACAGACGCTGGCAATCTTCTGGATGGTCGCCAGAATCCCGCTGACGCCCGCCGTGCTGCGCCGCTGGTATACCGCCGCAGCCGTGGCCTTCACCCTCATGCTCGTCAGCGTTCTCTGGACATATTTTTCCGGGGTGCTTCCGAAATGGCTCGGAGAATTCCTTCCGCACGGCAAAGGCGTGTCCGGCCCCTGGGAGGCGTATTACCTGCACAACGAACCGGGGCTGGGCATGGTGGGTTACAACCACGGTTACGTCGCGCTTCAGGTGATGACGCTGGCCGCCCTGCCCCTGATCCTGCGCCGCACGCCCTCGCTGTGGTGGCTGTACGCCGCCCTGATCGGCTGTTTTCTGTCCGGCTCGCGGGCCGGGCTGGCGGGCTGCCTGCTCTTCGCGGTGCTGGAGTGGCGCAGGGTTCCGGTGCGGGCCGGAGTGGGTCTGGTGGTGCTGGGCGTGCTGGGGCTGGCGGTGGTTCCTTTCCTGGGCGACTCGCTGGGATCGTTGGCGTCGCGTCAGGCGACCATCCTGGACGCCAGCGATCCCAACAACCTGGCCGGGCGCACCGATATCTGGCAGAGCTATCTCGACGCCTTCGCACACGATCCGTACCGCCTGCTGATCGGCAGCGGCTTCGGCTCGGCCATCAACAACAACTCTAATGCCCACTTTCTGCCGCTCCAGATTCTGTATGAAACCGGTGTGGCCGGACTGGTGGCGTTTGGCCTGTTTTTCAGCCTGCTGGTCAACCGGCTGCGGGCGACGGCGTCGGTGCCTGCCGGAATCTGCCTGAGTCTGCTGGCTGGTCTGAGCCTGACTGCTTTCTCGCAGGAAACCTTCTACCCCAACCCGGCGTTTGGTGGATTTTTGCCGCTGCTGGCGCTGGTTATCGCGGTGGCGCTCTTCCAGCTGCCTGCCGAAGCGTCCGCCTGA